A portion of the Roseovarius sp. SCSIO 43702 genome contains these proteins:
- a CDS encoding DUF6280 family protein has translation MKDFVDGAAFNNEQGNRARKLFAAVVLAALDDAISDDKKYGNGPEQIARWARSRDGREVLSCAGIDPNERVVAGLMEFVSKGVRTSVALSREESERRNAAAAALEAA, from the coding sequence ATTTCGTTGACGGTGCCGCTTTCAACAACGAGCAAGGCAATCGCGCACGCAAACTTTTCGCAGCCGTGGTACTGGCTGCACTGGACGACGCCATCTCCGACGACAAGAAGTATGGCAATGGTCCCGAACAGATCGCCCGCTGGGCCCGGTCGCGCGACGGGCGCGAGGTGCTGAGCTGTGCCGGTATAGACCCCAACGAGCGGGTCGTCGCCGGGCTGATGGAATTCGTGTCCAAGGGCGTGCGCACCTCGGTCGCATTGTCCCGCGAGGAGAGCGAGCGCCGCAATGCGGCCGCCGCCGCGCTCGAGGCGGCCTGA
- a CDS encoding TolC family outer membrane protein → MTAFNKAFHGARRVIRVSVAGAIFAAGLSAQAQSETLADALVDAYRNSGLLDQNRALLRAADEEVAQTVAGLRPIMNWTADVTRTFSEGRGGTPGLGTVRSGDTDANLGLSAELLLYDFGRTRFQVEAAKENVLATRQTLVGIEQQVLLRAVQAFMNVNRNYELVSLRENNLRLIGEELRAARERFEVGEVTRTDVAQAEARRAESESQLAVARGDLSQAIEEYTAAIGHPPQRLTSAGPLPTLDRSEESAKIVALRHHPDIRKVQHDIAAAELNVRAAEAAMKPRVSLNGTLGLNEELNSDSYGRNGSFGVNVTGPIYQGGRLSATVRRTIAQRDALRGALHVTRHTVRADVGIAYAVLRAARAQVEASRARIRAARVAFRGVQEEAKVGSRTTLDVLNAEQELLDAQATLISAQADVYIAAYAVLESMGQLTVRDLNLAVQTYDPAAYYNLVKDAPTVTSRQGQKLDRVLKALGKE, encoded by the coding sequence ATGACAGCGTTCAACAAGGCATTTCACGGCGCCCGGCGCGTGATCCGGGTCTCGGTCGCGGGGGCGATCTTCGCCGCGGGCCTCTCGGCGCAGGCGCAGTCGGAGACCCTGGCCGACGCGCTGGTCGATGCCTACAGGAACTCGGGCCTGCTCGATCAGAACCGCGCGCTTCTGCGCGCGGCGGACGAGGAAGTGGCGCAGACCGTGGCGGGGTTGCGGCCGATCATGAACTGGACCGCCGACGTGACACGGACCTTCTCGGAAGGCCGAGGCGGAACGCCCGGCCTCGGAACCGTCCGAAGCGGTGACACGGACGCGAACCTGGGACTGTCGGCCGAACTCCTCCTCTACGATTTCGGGCGCACCCGCTTCCAGGTCGAAGCGGCCAAGGAGAACGTCCTCGCGACCCGGCAGACGCTGGTCGGGATCGAGCAGCAGGTGCTCCTCCGGGCGGTTCAGGCCTTCATGAACGTCAATCGCAACTACGAACTCGTCTCGCTGCGCGAGAACAACCTGCGGCTTATCGGCGAGGAACTTCGCGCCGCCCGCGAACGCTTCGAAGTGGGAGAGGTCACGCGAACCGACGTGGCCCAGGCCGAGGCCCGCCGCGCGGAATCCGAAAGCCAGCTTGCCGTCGCGCGGGGCGATCTGTCGCAGGCGATCGAGGAATATACCGCCGCGATCGGCCATCCCCCGCAGCGCCTGACATCCGCCGGGCCGCTGCCCACGCTCGACCGGTCCGAGGAGTCGGCCAAGATCGTCGCCCTGCGTCACCACCCCGATATCCGCAAGGTGCAGCACGACATCGCCGCGGCCGAGCTGAACGTGCGAGCGGCGGAAGCGGCGATGAAGCCGCGCGTGTCGCTGAACGGCACGCTTGGCTTGAACGAGGAACTCAATTCCGATTCCTATGGCCGCAACGGCTCCTTCGGGGTCAACGTGACCGGGCCGATCTACCAGGGCGGACGTCTCAGCGCGACTGTGCGGCGGACCATCGCGCAGCGTGATGCGCTCCGCGGTGCGCTGCATGTCACGCGCCACACGGTGCGGGCCGACGTGGGCATCGCCTATGCCGTGCTGCGCGCCGCCCGCGCGCAGGTCGAGGCGAGCCGTGCGCGCATCCGCGCGGCCCGGGTCGCGTTCCGCGGCGTGCAGGAGGAGGCCAAGGTCGGCTCGCGCACGACGCTCGACGTGCTCAACGCCGAGCAGGAGCTTCTCGACGCGCAGGCCACTCTCATTTCCGCCCAGGCCGATGTCTATATCGCGGCCTATGCCGTGCTCGAATCCATGGGGCAGTTGACCGTGCGCGATCTCAACCTCGCCGTTCAGACCTATGATCCGGCCGCCTATTACAACCTCGTCAAGGACGCGCCCACCGTCACCAGCAGGCAGGGTCAGAAGCTCGACCGGGTCCTGAAGGCGCTCGGCAAGGAATAA
- a CDS encoding protein-L-isoaspartate O-methyltransferase, with product MTDYAARRTMMVDTQVRPSDVTKFPIIDAMLSVPREAFVPASLREAAYVGENVPLGGNRVILEPRTLAKMLDALDIGPDDMVLDVGCGLGYSSAVMARMAEAVIAVEEDEDMAGEAQAILMEQGADNVVLHQGALTEGAPQHGPYDVIVLEGAVAHLPDAITAQLKEGGRIACLFSEGALGVVRIGYKIDGHMTWRDIFNAGAPVLPGFEKHAAFTF from the coding sequence ATGACCGACTACGCCGCGCGGCGCACGATGATGGTGGATACACAGGTCCGCCCGTCGGACGTCACCAAGTTTCCGATCATCGACGCGATGCTTTCCGTTCCGCGCGAGGCATTCGTGCCCGCGTCGCTGCGCGAGGCGGCTTACGTGGGCGAAAACGTCCCGCTTGGCGGCAACCGGGTGATCCTCGAGCCGCGCACCCTCGCCAAGATGCTCGACGCGCTCGATATCGGGCCTGACGACATGGTGCTCGATGTGGGCTGCGGCCTGGGCTATTCGTCGGCCGTGATGGCGCGGATGGCCGAGGCGGTCATCGCCGTCGAGGAAGACGAGGACATGGCGGGCGAGGCACAGGCCATCCTGATGGAGCAGGGTGCCGACAACGTCGTGCTGCACCAGGGCGCGCTGACCGAAGGCGCGCCGCAGCATGGCCCGTATGACGTCATCGTCCTCGAGGGCGCCGTGGCGCATCTGCCCGACGCGATCACCGCGCAGCTCAAGGAAGGGGGACGCATCGCGTGCCTGTTTTCCGAAGGGGCGCTCGGGGTGGTTCGTATCGGCTACAAGATCGACGGTCACATGACATGGCGCGATATTTTCAACGCGGGTGCACCGGTATTGCCCGGATTCGAGAAGCACGCAGCATTCACTTTCTAG
- a CDS encoding nucleoside-diphosphate sugar epimerase/dehydratase: MLETIITGLLRLERRHKRIVQLATDAALMSLSFAAAMVLRFESLAPLARPEAWLAIALAILPSLLIFTKLGFYRAVIRFITIRAIQIVFVGIFASALILLLVSQLLGLPVPRSVPVIYGLLAICLLGGVRMAMRRLFGRRARRGRTKVLIYGAGASGRQLLSSLQQGEEYDPVAFIDDAGELQGTVINGMPVHAPDKIESLVALRGVELVLLALPSVSRPRRKEIIDRLEAVPVRFQTIPGMADLVSGRAQVSELRDVSVEDLLGRDPVPARAELMASNISGKVVMVTGAGGSIGSELCRQILGQGPATLVLWEMSEFALYSIELELRERIQREGLAVRLVPLIGSVQNPGRVRSALRRFGVQTIYHAAAYKHVPLVEHNVVEGLRNNVFGTRILVDEAMDAGVEAFILISTDKAVRPTNIMGASKRLAELVCQAAAARGTRTVFSMVRFGNVLGSSGSVIPRFRAQVEAGGPVTVTAPDITRYFMTISEAAQLVIQAGAMAQGGDVFVLDMGEPIRIVDLAERIIRLSGFVPYREDAPRGEDGQPPGDIEIRFTGLRPGEKRFEELLIGRAARPTLHPRIMTATEEKLTPSELDALLDRLLEACLRQDVARLRSLISAAPTGYKPDRKIADLLWGQDAVSEPRRRVAN; this comes from the coding sequence TGATGAGTCTGAGCTTCGCGGCCGCGATGGTGCTTCGGTTCGAAAGCCTCGCACCCCTGGCACGACCCGAGGCTTGGTTGGCGATTGCGCTTGCCATTCTGCCGAGCCTGCTGATCTTCACGAAACTCGGCTTCTACCGCGCGGTGATCCGTTTCATCACGATCCGCGCGATCCAGATCGTTTTCGTCGGCATCTTCGCATCCGCGCTTATCCTCTTGCTCGTATCGCAACTTCTCGGCTTGCCTGTCCCGCGGTCGGTGCCGGTGATCTACGGGCTTCTGGCGATCTGCCTGCTGGGCGGCGTGAGGATGGCCATGCGTCGGCTCTTCGGCAGGCGGGCACGCCGTGGGCGGACGAAAGTGCTGATCTACGGGGCAGGGGCCTCGGGCCGGCAGTTGCTGAGCTCGCTCCAGCAGGGCGAGGAATACGATCCGGTCGCCTTCATCGACGACGCCGGCGAATTGCAGGGCACGGTCATCAACGGCATGCCCGTTCACGCCCCGGACAAGATCGAATCGCTCGTGGCGCTGCGTGGCGTGGAACTGGTTCTGCTCGCCCTTCCCAGCGTAAGCCGGCCGCGGCGCAAGGAAATCATCGACCGGCTCGAGGCCGTGCCGGTCCGGTTCCAGACCATCCCCGGCATGGCCGACCTGGTCTCGGGTCGCGCGCAGGTCAGCGAATTGCGCGACGTGTCCGTCGAGGATCTGCTGGGCCGGGATCCGGTTCCCGCACGGGCCGAGCTCATGGCGTCGAACATCAGCGGCAAGGTCGTGATGGTCACGGGCGCGGGCGGCTCCATCGGGAGCGAACTGTGCCGCCAGATCCTCGGTCAGGGACCCGCCACGCTCGTTTTATGGGAGATGTCCGAATTCGCGCTCTACTCGATCGAGCTGGAATTGCGCGAAAGGATCCAGCGCGAGGGGCTCGCCGTGCGGCTGGTGCCGCTGATCGGGTCCGTCCAGAACCCCGGCCGGGTGAGATCGGCGCTGCGCAGGTTCGGTGTCCAGACGATCTATCATGCTGCGGCGTACAAGCACGTCCCGCTTGTCGAGCACAACGTCGTCGAAGGCTTGCGCAACAACGTGTTCGGCACCAGAATCCTCGTGGACGAGGCGATGGATGCGGGGGTCGAAGCCTTCATCCTCATATCGACGGACAAGGCGGTGCGTCCGACGAACATCATGGGCGCATCCAAGCGACTGGCCGAGCTTGTCTGCCAGGCCGCAGCAGCCCGTGGAACGCGCACGGTGTTCTCCATGGTGCGCTTCGGAAACGTCCTCGGGTCGTCCGGCTCGGTCATCCCCCGTTTCCGGGCGCAGGTCGAGGCGGGCGGGCCGGTCACCGTGACCGCGCCGGACATCACGCGGTATTTCATGACCATCTCCGAAGCGGCGCAGCTTGTGATTCAAGCCGGCGCGATGGCGCAGGGCGGCGATGTTTTCGTCCTCGACATGGGCGAGCCCATTCGCATCGTCGACCTTGCCGAGCGCATCATACGGCTGAGCGGTTTCGTGCCCTATCGCGAAGACGCGCCACGCGGCGAGGATGGCCAACCTCCCGGCGATATCGAGATACGGTTCACGGGGCTGCGGCCCGGTGAGAAGCGGTTCGAGGAATTGCTGATCGGACGTGCCGCCCGCCCGACGCTCCATCCCCGGATCATGACGGCGACCGAGGAAAAGCTGACGCCTTCGGAACTCGACGCGCTGCTCGACCGGCTTCTCGAGGCATGCCTCCGTCAGGATGTGGCAAGGCTGCGGTCCCTCATCAGCGCGGCTCCCACCGGGTACAAGCCGGATCGCAAGATCGCCGACCTCCTCTGGGGGCAGGACGCGGTCTCGGAGCCCCGTCGGCGTGTGGCCAATTGA
- a CDS encoding cobyric acid synthase has product MTRAIMIQGAGSNVGKSMLVAGLARAFTRRGLSVAPFKPQNMSNNAAVTVDGGEIGRAQALQARAARRPLHSDMNPVLLKPESETGAQVIVQGKRVGTTQARDFGRARQSLLVPVLQSFRRLCSDAELVLVEGAGSPAEINLREGDIANMGFAEAAGVPVILVGDIDRGGVIAQIVGTQAVLAAGDAGRIRGFAINKFRGDIALFSGGLDEIEARTGWPSLGVVPWFEAAWRLPAEDALDLASRPGGAFKVAVPRLGRIANFDDLDPLAAEPGVSVEIIEPGRPLPGDASLVFIPGSKSTIADLAQFRAEGWDIDLAAHIRRGGEVIGLCGGYQMLGRWIEDPAGIEGTAWRVEGLGHLDVETVMHPEKRLRETEAWCRLTGTPVTGYEIHLGRTTGPDCTRAWLEIDGRPDGAADRTGRVRGCYLHGLFASDRFRSAYLAPGGAASGLRFEEGVEATLDALAAHLEAHMDLDLLLSLAELPATA; this is encoded by the coding sequence ATGACGCGCGCGATCATGATCCAGGGCGCGGGATCGAACGTGGGCAAGTCGATGCTTGTCGCGGGGCTGGCCCGGGCCTTCACGCGGCGTGGCCTTTCGGTGGCGCCTTTCAAGCCGCAGAACATGTCGAACAACGCGGCGGTGACCGTGGATGGCGGCGAGATCGGTCGCGCGCAGGCGCTTCAGGCGCGCGCGGCACGTCGCCCGCTTCATTCCGACATGAACCCCGTCCTTCTGAAACCCGAGAGCGAAACGGGCGCCCAGGTCATCGTGCAGGGCAAGCGCGTCGGCACCACGCAGGCCCGCGATTTCGGCCGGGCGAGACAATCGCTGCTGGTGCCGGTTCTCCAGAGTTTCCGGCGGCTCTGCTCCGACGCTGAACTCGTCCTGGTCGAGGGGGCCGGAAGCCCCGCCGAGATCAACCTGCGCGAAGGCGACATCGCCAACATGGGGTTTGCCGAGGCGGCGGGCGTTCCCGTGATCCTGGTGGGCGATATCGACCGCGGCGGCGTGATCGCGCAGATCGTCGGGACGCAGGCGGTTCTGGCGGCCGGGGACGCGGGGCGCATCCGTGGCTTCGCGATCAACAAGTTCCGGGGCGACATCGCGCTGTTCAGCGGCGGGCTCGACGAGATCGAGGCGCGCACGGGCTGGCCATCGCTGGGCGTCGTGCCGTGGTTCGAGGCGGCATGGCGACTTCCGGCCGAGGATGCGCTCGACCTGGCGTCGCGTCCGGGTGGCGCGTTCAAGGTCGCGGTGCCGCGCCTTGGCCGGATCGCGAATTTCGACGATCTCGACCCCCTTGCCGCCGAGCCCGGTGTCTCGGTCGAGATCATCGAACCCGGGCGTCCGTTGCCCGGTGACGCGTCGCTGGTGTTCATTCCGGGAAGCAAGTCGACCATCGCCGACCTCGCGCAGTTCCGAGCCGAGGGATGGGATATCGACCTTGCCGCGCATATCCGGCGGGGCGGCGAGGTGATCGGGCTTTGCGGCGGCTACCAGATGCTCGGGCGCTGGATCGAAGATCCGGCGGGCATCGAGGGCACCGCCTGGCGGGTCGAGGGGCTGGGGCATCTCGATGTCGAAACGGTGATGCACCCCGAGAAGCGGCTGCGCGAGACCGAGGCGTGGTGCCGCCTGACCGGAACGCCCGTGACCGGCTACGAGATACATCTCGGGCGCACCACCGGCCCGGACTGCACGCGGGCATGGCTTGAGATCGACGGACGCCCCGATGGTGCAGCCGACCGGACCGGGCGGGTCCGCGGGTGTTATCTGCACGGTCTTTTCGCGTCCGACCGGTTTCGGAGTGCCTATCTGGCGCCCGGGGGTGCGGCGTCAGGACTTCGTTTCGAGGAAGGTGTCGAGGCCACGCTGGATGCACTGGCCGCGCATCTCGAGGCGCACATGGATCTCGATCTGCTGCTCAGCCTTGCGGAGCTGCCAGCGACGGCATGA